The following nucleotide sequence is from Salvia splendens isolate huo1 chromosome 2, SspV2, whole genome shotgun sequence.
AAGAACAAAGCAAATTCCACTAGATTAATCATGTAAAATAATTATACTAcgagtattatttataaaagTAAATAGTTGTATACCATTCCATAGATTAATCATGTAAAATAATTATTCTACGAGTACCATATTTTACTACGCGCGCACTAGATTCGAACCAGTATTTAAGATGGAAGGGTAATCATCATTTAAAGATTAATCCCTTAATTCAAAGATTAATGCCTCGTTAAAGTAATACTagtaatttatattaattctaacCATACAAAGCATAAAGAGATCTTTACTTTATGCTTATAATATTCTTCCtccctttttgtatttttttggacaacatgcattatattattgtttaattttagaaatttacaCTCACACAATATGATTTAAAGCATTTGACATAAGAGaacaaataaatcattttttgtaATTAGTATAAAAAATCTGTAACTCCTTcccttagagtgtccactatggtaggacgcggctatagccgcatcTGGGGGCGCTGGGCGGGCGGCTATAGCGGGGAAGGTGGGCGCACAACATTTGGGGGTTATTGGGGCGGCGGACGCGGGATAGCCGCgttcggggcgaggacgcggctggagaaaatgtagaattttgtatttggaatttgggggctattggaggtgtccactatagtggcggaaatagaattttagaGCTGTGAACAATAAAATTAGGACTATGGATAAAAACTGGGGcagggctattgggcgtgtccgccttatagtgaaTACCCTTACAAATCAACTATTCTTAGACCTTTAAGGCCTATTATGCTATAAACATAGGTTGTGCTGATAAATCATAATTGTACTGTCTAAATTCCTCTGGGGTAACTAACTAACATAAACACACTCCcacttaatttaaataaaactatACGAAAATAAAATCGATctcaattataaataaaattaaaatatgtgatAGACGTGAAATATGATACACAAATAAAAGATTTTAGCAATTTTCTTATCCAGCAACCGAAAAAACCATTGAAAACCTCCTCACACCTCATATTTCTCCTTTTATCTATCTTCACCAATCCTCTCTCTCATTTCGACAAACACAAAGCAAGCAGCACTGAGCCATggcttcttcctcctctctcactctctctcaagCCATCCTCTCCCGCCCCTCCATCCCTCGCCATGGCTCCTCCCCGCAGCTCCACTCTGCCTCCATCCCTTCCTTCTCCGGCCTCAAATCCgtctcctcctccgccgccgccgcggccTCCCTCTCCCGCCGCCGCGCCGCCGCTGTGGTCCGCCACCCGGTGATCGCCTCCGCCGCCGTGGAGACCCTCGAGAAGACCACCGACACCGAGCTCGTGGAGAAGTCCGTCAACACCATCCGGTTCCTCTCAATCGACGCCGTAGAGAAGGCCAATTCCGGCCACCCCGGTTTGCCGATGGGATGCGCTCCGATGGGACACATATTGTACGATGAGGTGATGAGGTACAACCCCAAGAACCCTTACTGGTTCAACCGTGACCGCTTCGTTCTCTCCGCCGGCCATGGCTGCATGCTGCAGTACGCCCTTCTTCACCTCGCCGGTTACGATTCCGTCCAGGTCGAATCTCTTTGCTTGTTATTATTCCATTTACCACTCGTTTTGATCACCAAATGCTTGATATTCTATCTGTTTTCTGTTGTTGGATTCTAGTTATTTTGGTTTGAAGATGTGATTTTGAATTATGGATCTGAGCGTCTGGAAAAATTGGGATAATTTCGAGTTGTTTCTCGAGGTCAACTGACTGTTATCGTGATTTACTATTGTGGGTCAATGATGAATTAGTTTTGGATTGTTtattggagtatatttttttttgttgtgctTGGAGGATGCTTGTTCTTTTTCCCTTTCGGTGTATGAAGCTAATCAATTAAATTGCCAAAGGTTGTTATGTGTGATACTTATTTCATTAGTTTCATGAGAGCATTTGTGTATTCTTATGCACGTTTCAGGAAGACGATTTGAAGAATTTCAGGCAATGGGAAAGCAGGACACCTGGTCACCCTGAGAACTTTGAGACACCCGGTGTTGAAGTCACCACTGGTTCGAACCCAAATACATGAATTTCTTCTCATATGGTAGCACACAACTTAACTTTGTTCTGTGAATCTGACTGCTGTTTTCTTACACATATGTGCAGGGCCACTTGGTCAAGGTATTGCCAATGCTGTTGGTCTGGCACTTGCAGAGAAGCACTTGGCTGCGCGATACAACAAGCCGGATAATGAGATAGTTGATCACTACACGTAATGAGCTATTTCTTCTCATCTTTTTGTGTGGTTCTTTGGTCGAGGATTATATCCCTTACTGataattttttggatttggattgaACTCAGATATGTTATCCTTGGTGATGGGTGTCAAATGGAGGGTATCTCGAATGAAGCCGCCTCCCTTGCTGGTCACTGGGGGCTTGGGAAGTTGATTGCTTTCTATGATGACAATCACATCTCTATTGATGGTGACACTGAGATTGCTTTCACTGAGAGCGTTGACACTCGCTTTGAGGGTCTTGGCTGGCATATAATCTGGGTGAAGAATGGTAACACCGGATATGATGAAATCCGTGCTGCCATCAAGGAAGCCAAATCTGTGACGGACAAACCCACTCTGATTAAGGTAAGATATTTTTTCAATGGGGTGGTGAAAGTGGCGATTAGAAATATCCATGTAGCATTCTTTATTCACAAAAGAGTTATTAATGTTGACTCTTGTTTTCGTTCGAGCAGGTTACCACAACCATTGGCTTTGGCTCCCCCAACAAAGCCAATTCGTACAGTGTCCATGGAAGTGCATTGGGTGCTAAGGAAGTCGAGGCCACCAGACAGAATCTTGGATGGCCATATGAGCCTTTCCATGTGCCCGAAGATGTGAAAAGGTAAGGATGTGTCGCCTTACTTCTCAGGTTGAGGCTTATTT
It contains:
- the LOC121784567 gene encoding transketolase, chloroplastic — translated: MASSSSLTLSQAILSRPSIPRHGSSPQLHSASIPSFSGLKSVSSSAAAAASLSRRRAAAVVRHPVIASAAVETLEKTTDTELVEKSVNTIRFLSIDAVEKANSGHPGLPMGCAPMGHILYDEVMRYNPKNPYWFNRDRFVLSAGHGCMLQYALLHLAGYDSVQEDDLKNFRQWESRTPGHPENFETPGVEVTTGPLGQGIANAVGLALAEKHLAARYNKPDNEIVDHYTYVILGDGCQMEGISNEAASLAGHWGLGKLIAFYDDNHISIDGDTEIAFTESVDTRFEGLGWHIIWVKNGNTGYDEIRAAIKEAKSVTDKPTLIKVTTTIGFGSPNKANSYSVHGSALGAKEVEATRQNLGWPYEPFHVPEDVKSHWSRHTPEGAAFEAEWNAKFAEYEKKYPEESAELKSIITGALPAGWEKALPTYTPESPADATRNLSQTNLNALAKVLPGLIGGSADLASSNMTLLKMFGDFQKNTPEERNVRFGVREHGMGAICNGIALHSPGFIPYCATFFVFTDYMRASMRISALSEAGVIYVMTHDSIGLGEDGPTHQPIEHLASFRAMPNILMFRPADGNETAGAYKVAVLNRKRPSVLALSRQKLPQLPGTSIEGVEKGGYTISDNSSGNKPDVILIGTGSELEIAAKAADELRKEAKAVRVVSFVSWELFDDQSAEYKESVLPAAVTARVSIEAGSTFGWGKIVGSSGKAIGIDRFGASAPAGKIYKEFGITAEAVVAAAKELI